A region of Cucumis melo cultivar AY chromosome 2, USDA_Cmelo_AY_1.0, whole genome shotgun sequence DNA encodes the following proteins:
- the LOC103501552 gene encoding uncharacterized protein LOC103501552 — protein MRVREFDNFINRKDNLAEETVTPWCGEKIRGGPVSIYSCGGYFILVESATSRFSKTRAVTSRSRKFMASISLFSSKTLVSPSATYLRISSSSSTSHSCCLGGCRCSFPIKPLSTSNLIFGRRRTGRQVVRMAPEEEKLTRRNPLDFPIEWERPRPGRRPDIFPQFSPMKTPLPLPLPCDPPEEDEEEEEKKEEEEENPDKENPEGPEQQ, from the exons atgcGGGTGAGAGAGTTCGATAATTTCATAAATCGAAAGGATAATTTAGCGGAGGAAACAGTGACGCCGTGGTGCGGAGAGAAAATAAGAGGCGGTCCGGTGTCCATCTACTCTTGTGGCGGCTATTTCATTTTGGTGGAATCGGCCACCAGCAGATTCAGTAAGACTCGAGCCGTCACCTCAAGGTCGAGGAAGTTCATGGCGTCGATATCCCTTTTCAGCTCTAAAACCCTAGTCTCACCATCGGCGACCTACCTACGgatatcttcttcttcatctacAAGTCATAGTTGCTGTCTTGGTGGCTGCAGATGCTCCTTCCCAATCAAGCCGCTTTCTACTTCTAATTTGATTTTTGGTAGAAGGAGAACGGGGAGGCAGGTGGTCCGAATGGCCCCGGAGGAAGAGAAGCTCACTCGTCGCAATCCTCTTGATTTCCCTATT GAGTGGGAGAGGCCTAGGCCAGGACGTAGACCAGACATCTTTCCTCAATTTAGCCCCATGAAAACACCATTGCCACTACCATTGCCATGTGATCCCcctgaagaagatgaagaggaggaagagaagaaagaggaagaagaggaaaatcCTGACAAGGAAAATCCAGAAGGGCCTGAGCAGCAATAG